The Triticum urartu cultivar G1812 chromosome 5, Tu2.1, whole genome shotgun sequence genome contains the following window.
AAGCACATTGCAAGGAAAAAGGTTATAACTTACCAGAATTCATGTCAAACCAGGAAGAAGAACGTGCCATTCCTATGTTTGATGAAGGAGCAGATGACTCTCCTGCACCCCCACTGCCAAATCTAGTATTTCTCATGACCACTTGCTCAACCCCTACAAGGGACAGTGCTCTCCGGCCAATATTTGCAATTCTAGGGTAAGGATCTTTAGCAATAGAGCACATCGTCGAAATAAATAGGGAATAAATTCCACTGTCAATAATAGGCCTTGACCTGGTGTAGCTGAGACCACCGTTACTTGCATTATCTCTCAGCAATATGCCTGAATCAGAGTGCTGAGAAGAATCATCTGACTGGGGAGACCCATGCATAATGCTATTTGTCGCAATCGGGCTGCTTGTAGAAATTCTTCCATCACGACCTGTGGCACTGGTATCACTACCAACCCTTAACACAGGACCAATATGAGAAGAAAGGCCACTGCTGCCTTGCAAAAAGTTACTGGGACTGTAAACATTGCTTGGGTTATTAATATTAGCCAGTGATGGTAGTGACTTCAGCAGTGAATTGGTTTGAGGTCTCCAGTACTCCGCAGCAACAGATTTGAGATGTTTGTTGTGGCCCAGCGCAAAGCGAGTAAGAGCTGGAAGATATCAGCTTAACTCAAAATGATTGTTCATAGCTAAAAGGAGTCTACTATGTCCAAGACATTACTAAAAGGACTATCTAGGAAGTACAATGTATTTTCAGGTAGACTTACCTACAGAAACCTCGGCTCTAACAAGAGGGCTACCATCTGAAGTGACTTGCAGAAGGCTTCGAACAACATTTATTTCAGCTCTCGCCTTTTCATCATCATCAGAGTCGTCATCACCTCCATTCACTGATGGAGATCCAATGTCCAACAGATTTCCAAGTGCAAAAACAGCAGAGGCTCTGACCTGCAAAGACCAAATATTTAATGCTCACGTTGCGAACCTGCGATGATGAAGAACTGACACACCAAGTCTAACCATACCTCAGGTTGAGGCTCAGACAATAAACATGTAACAATTTCGGGTGCATTTGATTGTAGACCAAGTAACTGAGCCTCAGGGAAATCTTCCCAGAGTTTGCCAAGGCATAAACAAAGCCATTGCAAAAGCAAAGGCTCTGTCTGTGCATCATGAGGATTTTCAGGTTGCAGATGTCTCAGGCAAACATCTATAAGACCTGCACTCATGCAAGCCTCTTGACCCCTCCTATGCCCATCCACAATAACTGCTAAAACGAAAGCAGCCATTGCACGCTGCTCCGGGTAAGCATCCAAACTATCAAGAAACCTGATAAAATATGCATGCCCTCCATCTTTCACCAAATCAACCTGGCATGACTGTCATTTGAAACAAAAAGAGCAACTGAGTTAAACAACAGAATCTTCAAGAGAATAGGAACAGCTGCTGAAGATTTTTAAGTAGAGTGCATACCTTATCAAGAGAGAGAATTTTTGTCCatatgaacacaagaatttgacGCAACTCCATCGCACTTGTTTGGAGCAGTTTGAGCACGTAAGGGAAGATACCAACAGATAAGGCCTAAAACAATGAAGTGCCAGAGTTTGAATATACTCGATAAGGAATAAATAGCCAGCACAATGTCAAAAAACAAATGAAGGCCTGCAGAATATGCCAACTCCATACCAAATCAACTGCCCATGGACCCATATCAAGAAATCTTCCAAGCAGAACAAGTGCTCTAAATCTGTGTGATTGGCTAAGCAGGACCTACATAAAACATGATTGTATCAAGAGCAAAGaaaaacaagaaaagaaatataGTTGACAACTGTCTAGAGGTGTAGCACACTCCCAAAATAACGCTGGTTACATGAGGTCATGAACTAATTAAGATGGCATATACAACAATATAAATAGAACCAATATGGTACAAGTAGACAAGAAAAGGTGACTGGATCATCCAAACACTGTCTCTTGCCACTAGACTATTTGGAGAGTTTGTTACCATCTCAGATAACAATAGCATTAGTAGGCTCAAGAATAATTGGTCCGAGAAATTGTCTTACCTGAAGAACAATGGGTAACTGTTCAGGGGGTTTCTTATCCTCAGAACCATGATCAAGCCACACTTCGAATGCTGTCAATTGTTCCGTGAAAAATGGGCTCGGCTGTTTGAGTAAGGAGACAAGCAAAGTTATGGTACTGAAGTGAGAATACTCCAATGGTTTAAGTTTTTAGTGCTAAATTATTCAACGATAAAATAGGTAGCAAGACCTGAAACTCTGCATTAGGATCAGCAATCAAATGAGGAAGCTTGGAAAGGCAGATCTCCGCAGCCATGTCCCATGCATCCCTAACATTCAGCAAATTACGGTAAATGCAGAAAAGGCGCATAATATATATGGAAACAGAATGACTAATCTAGTCAATTACCACATATGATGTTGATGTGTGGGTGGCAATAGTGGGTACGTAATTGGTGAGCAGTTTGCAGACCGCATGATTCTCTCAGCAAGTAAGAAGTTGCGAAAGAGACTGGCGACCAAAAGATCCTGCCTGAAAAGCCTTTGGAATAATTCTGCACATGTGAAATTTGTGTTATAAAAGCAATGCCCCACTGATATTATTTTTTAACTCAAATGACCTTCTGTACCATGAGGAAGAACATTCCATGCAATAGTATCTGTAATAGCAGTGAAAATCCAGTTCAACTCCCCCAGAAGTGTTTTACGGTCATTTTGTCTTCCAGGAATTTGGTCAATAAGAGAGTGATCCAGAGAACCACTGAGTAATGATCGTTTGCAAAACCTGCATGGTTTGTAGACAAGTTCACAGATCAGGACAAATGTCAGCTGAAATCGGAAGTGGGACTATACAAAGACCAGTATACAGCAAGACAAACTacactggattgataactgtgtaagagagagagagagagagaaccaGTGCAATGCCATTTTTATGGGAGTGGTCAGGCAAGCTGTAAACACGTCAGCGGGATATTCTGCACTCTGAGGAAGAGTTTGATGTGCCTCACAGGCAGCAAGGAGAATGCAATCCTTCACTGAAGACGCAGAAGAGCTTGAACTCCAGTCTAGGCGCTGAAGTCAACATAAGGAGCCATAATGAATATGAAACCATCCAAGAATCGTACAAATAGAAAGAAAAAAACATAAATTATGTACCTATGACTTGCAGATTGCATGAACATACAAAAAACATTAGACTGGACTATAGTGTATACCTCTAGAAAAGCTTTCACAATCATTCCAGCTGCTGAGCAGTCAAAAACATAAATCGATGGTGTTTTCAGCCATGAATCGAGATCAGTAATAGGAAGAGGGATATACTGTGTATAACTCTGCACCAGAGTACAAAGGACGCTTCAATAAAGACATATGGATAAATAATGAATCAACATATGCAATACACGTTTTGACTTAACAACACTCACCTTGTTAAACATCCAAATCTCTCCATTAGCCGTAGGCTTTGGTACACCATGACCATTGTAATGAAAAAGAACCCTCTCTGATCTGGCATATTTGCGGCAAGTATTACAAAGCTTCTTGACTTCTTCGACTGTTGGATCCAGCTGAAGCTTGTAACGAGCCTGCAGGCATCATTAGGAATGAAGATGTAAGCAGTGATATCAGCTTATCAGAAAACGCTTATGTAAATAAATAAAGTGGGCCACCTTAGGCTGCCATCGCTCATACTGTGAGTGTAATGTTTTTCCAATATTTTCAAGGGCTTTGGGAGGTGGCATAGAAAATGGATCTGAAAATGAAACAACGGAAAGGCTGTGAGCAGATCTCAAGGCAACTGAAGTGCAATAAGATTATTGTACTACTATGCTATTTACAAAGATAGCCATCATGCTTGTTTAAATCTGGTACATTTCACGTCTCAACAAATAATTATCGCTACTATTAATAAATCAAGTTCATATCACCCACTGAGCTAGAAATACAATCAAGTTCATATCATTCACGACCTAAAGAACACAATATCTTCAAATGTAGCCTAGAAATCATTAGTTGCTCTGCAACCAAAACACGAATATGATATTATTATGTAACCTATAAAACTTGAATTCATCTATTAAAAGAACACCATCTATTTCTAATAGATGCAAGACTGTTTCTTTGCTGCAAATTTGCAATCTCCTCCAGCTACCAACACAGCCAAGTCTGGCATTCAGAAATGCAACCGTGAAAAAGTGCTTTCAGTTAAGTGAAAATAGTAATTATTATAAAATAAAGATTGAATTTATTCTAACTAGCGCGTACAGAGAAAAAAAAGTGATAATGAAGCTGCATACCACAAACATGAAACTGAATTACCAACAGCAGGCAAAAAAAGTCCCTCTCAGCTCATTAGAAAACTAGATAAGCATATACACATAACCGAATGTTTACCTATCCAACACTCCATTCTTGCACAAGGGGAAATTTTAATTACATCCGGCGGATCAACACTAATGTTTAAACATAATACAAGTGCAACACATCCAGTCTTCATCTGCAACAAAGACCACTGTTAGTATATAGCACATACGAAATGTAAACAGTTTATGAAAGTAACACCATCCAATGGTTACAAAACAAAAGAGTAGAAACACAACCAAGGGAAGAGGTCAAAATGGTATGACCAACAAAGATCAATACTCTGACCAAACTAACAACAAACTGGAATAGTAATTAAGCGATTTATTGGTAACATCAGCTAGTTCTACTGAAAATAAACAAACCAAAGCTGTGGCATAATTTACATACTAAATATGCGATATCCCCTTGCTGAGATCACAATAAATTTAGCATATCTCTTTTTCGCAAACAATCATGGCACACACATGGTTACAAAAGTTTAACACAATATTCTAGTCCAGACAAATCACTATAATCTGCAAACCTGCTAGAGTTAATTTGTAAGAAGGGGAAAGGTAGCTTAATATACATGAACTACTAAGAGCTTATACATGTTTTTTTTTAAATAGGAATGTGAACATCTCCACTAACATACATAGTAAAACTTTGATTCCCAAAAGCAAACAGTCAATCACAACTCAAATTATCCGAGAGGAAATTTCAAGTGCCGTAATGCTAAGTTGTTTTCAAGTAAGGCAACCTCGTCTTTATAGTCAAAACCATCCTTCTCATATTGTCATGAGTAGAAACAACCGTATACCTCAACCTCAAAGTCGATGGCACTGCCAATGTGATATTTCATAAACCACATGCCAAATTCTTAACAATAGAATTTCTTAGACCGTCAGTGACACTTGTACATTGGGTAGGCAAGTTTGCCTTGACAACTCACTACAATGATCCAGATTTTGATCGGCGCTCAACTCACTACTTAGTTTCACCACAGGCAAAATGCTGGCACTAAGTGTCCAATTTTCCACATGACACCAATCAGCCACTAACAAATAGTCACTTGGATAAGAGTGCGGCCATCCTATCTGAATGTAATCAAGAGTACTAGATAACCATGAAGAATATTTGGGTCTAGCATAGTTTGAACCATTATTCTTATATACAATCTTATATCAATCACCAGAAAACTGTATACATGCAGTTAAAGGCAAAAATGATCATCCTAAGAGAATGACATGCTCTGTTAAGAAAGGCCATAACAATACCGATACTTGACACTTGCTTATTTGATTTTTTAGCCGAGCCATTAATTACATATTACACGCTAGTGGTCGTCATGCTACATTTAATTCCGGTGAACTCCTGAGCAGCGAATAAGCATGGATACGTTAACATAGCGAGCTATAAATGGTTCCGTTTTATCATTATAATTAATAAAGCAACCGCCGACAAGGCGACGGCAACATAAAATGAAATCGACTCCTCCAAGCATTTGGGAGAAAGAATGGCATCAGCTCGCAGCGAACAATAATAACTAGGCAAATCTGGATGGTAAGTTATATGGATCATATAACTTACTTAAACGGCCAAAACTCAAAAGTTTGGTCACATCATCCATCACACCTTAAAAGTGTAGTGATCCAATCATAACCCCTAAATTGAAAATGGTAAATTATACTAAATTTGCACGTAGCCACTTAAGCAAACCAGCAGCTGCCCCAAATTTACCCTGGTTTAGCTCAATGAACTACACGTGCCGTTAATCATAAGCCCATGAGCATCACCTGACTGAATATCTGAGGGCCAACCCTGACAAATCTAAGAAAGAAATGATCAACAAGAGGAGGAAGAGCGATAGCTGCATGAGCTACATCCATTACCCTGTCCTTGGGGCGCCACTTGGAGACGAGCCCGCTCGTCGATggcccggccgccgccgccgccgcggcctcATCGAACCCCTCGTGCCGCTGCTCGCACAGCACAACCACCTGCGGCAGGCACGGCACGAGCGCCACGGCCCTCCCCTCCTCATCCTCCTCGCCGGCGTCCTCCCTCCGAAGCTCCGGCCCGTTGGCGACAGGGAGCTCACCATCCACGCGGTCCGTCTGGTGGTTCACCGCCGCCAAGGAGGGGGTGGGCAGCGAGGACGAGGACGACGATGAGGACGAGTGCACGAGCCTGGACGCCATGAGATCTCCCAATGCCATCTACGCTTGGGCGCTCCCTCTACTACTCTCCCCTCCTCCTCGTCACCCCGCGGCAGCCATCTCGAGGCGGGGGCGCGAGTCGTGTGTACGGAGTGGGCAGCGATGCTCGCTGCCTACATCGATCGAATCGGTCCGGCGCGGCGAATCCGAATCCGGGCCGCCGGGGACGGGTGGACGCCAGGCAGGGATTGGATGGAGGCGCGCGTGGggtttagggttagggtttggacgggagcaggggggggggggggagggtcGGGGGAGACGGGGATGCGGCGGAGAGGGTGgggaggaagagggagagagagaaacAGGGCGAGGAGAGAGAGACGGGGAAAATAGTATAAAAACTGGAAACTGGATTCTCCTCTCTTTTTCCCTTCGGTTTGTTTTCTCCTTTGCCTGAAAGAATATTTGAGCTGAGATGCGCAGGCTCGTGGCCGTGTGTTTACCAGCATAGCTACTGTAGTTTGAAGTCTCTTTGCTGCTCCAAGTAGTTCTAGTGTGATGATGTTTGTCTTTTTTTTGCGGTTGCATGTGAGGTTTATCTTACCTATGTGTAGTTTGCAGTTAGGATGAATGTGTGagaaaataatatgataaaaaAATGTGTGCAAAACTGGTAATGCAATAGTCATTTTCACGTTGATCGACGACTACCACACATAACATCCAAAATGGCATCTTGGCTAAAATGAGAAATATGAGTTTGATCACTCCGGATGTACATTGCATTCGACATGGCCTCGTGGAACATGTTGGTTCGCTTCGTGGGTGGAACAAACAAGAAGATAGAGAAAACGTGTGGTACTCTCATACTTTCAAGACGGCGTGAACACAACCAAAAAAGGTAAAAGTATTGAAAAAATCCAATGATGCACACCGGATGGGATAGAGTCTATCAATAGAGCAACCAGGGTAGCGGCGGAGAGTGACAAGGGGGATGATGGTTTGGGTCGGATGGAAAACTCGAAATTCACGTGGTCCCATGAAAAGGAGTGTCTCACCTAAGCCTTGGAGTGCCTTCGCCGACAAATGTCCAACCACCCTCTCAATAGGGGTAGCTCTTGGGGCGAGCCCAAAGGCCCACAAATGAACCTGAGGCAGAACAACACAACTTGGAAGCTCTCGGGTAACATTAATTGTATAGGGTCCCCACaaacccaagagtaacaagattcGCAAATATTCTAGTGGGGAACCAACAAACTCGAGTTTTGTTTTGGTGGAGTTGGTATATTTGTATCTCCTTGTTGATCGAGATCTCCTCTTATCCTCCCTAAAAGTATCGATGAAATGGATGGCCAAGGAGGGATCTCAAGTTTTTTCTGGGGTTCAACAATGGTGGAGACTTAGTAGGACTCGTCCCAATGTGGGAAAGAAGGAAACATATACAGTCCCCCCAACACACGAAAAAAGATTATGCATGTTCGGCATGAAATTTTACAACATGGATGCCTATATATTATACTTATTTTTACTAGATGACCCGTTGCACCAATTAACGCAGAGTCCAACTGCAGCCAGGAAATTAAGTGAACTATTTGAAACATGAAATGGAAATCAAGTGAACCATTTGAAGAATGTTTCTGGTGAATGATTTGGAAGTAGTTATGTGTGTATTAGGTTAGTTTCTGCCACGTACAAATAGCAAATGAACTGCAAGTGATTTTGCTCAATTGTGTTTGTAGCTTTCGTGTATATTTACTAACAACAGATGTCCTTCCTTGGCTCGCCAAGGCAACCTAACAGTCGGGTAAATAGAAAGGACGGTCACACTCACCTACAATACATGACCTGAACCGTTGGAACTAGGGACTCCAACTCGGAACAATTGAGATGATTCAAGACCATTAGGGCGAACCACAGGGTTCACATACCTGGCGGACATCCAAAAGCATGGCATACGGCCGACAAACGCGAGGCAAGAAGTCGTGGCACATCCCAACAACCTCCTAA
Protein-coding sequences here:
- the LOC125508685 gene encoding regulatory-associated protein of TOR 1 isoform X1, which translates into the protein MALGDLMASRLVHSSSSSSSSSLPTPSLAAVNHQTDRVDGELPVANGPELRREDAGEEDEEGRAVALVPCLPQVVVLCEQRHEGFDEAAAAAAAGPSTSGLVSKWRPKDRMKTGCVALVLCLNISVDPPDVIKISPCARMECWIDPFSMPPPKALENIGKTLHSQYERWQPKARYKLQLDPTVEEVKKLCNTCRKYARSERVLFHYNGHGVPKPTANGEIWMFNKSYTQYIPLPITDLDSWLKTPSIYVFDCSAAGMIVKAFLERLDWSSSSSASSVKDCILLAACEAHQTLPQSAEYPADVFTACLTTPIKMALHWFCKRSLLSGSLDHSLIDQIPGRQNDRKTLLGELNWIFTAITDTIAWNVLPHELFQRLFRQDLLVASLFRNFLLAERIMRSANCSPITYPLLPPTHQHHMWDAWDMAAEICLSKLPHLIADPNAEFQPSPFFTEQLTAFEVWLDHGSEDKKPPEQLPIVLQVLLSQSHRFRALVLLGRFLDMGPWAVDLALSVGIFPYVLKLLQTSAMELRQILVFIWTKILSLDKSCQVDLVKDGGHAYFIRFLDSLDAYPEQRAMAAFVLAVIVDGHRRGQEACMSAGLIDVCLRHLQPENPHDAQTEPLLLQWLCLCLGKLWEDFPEAQLLGLQSNAPEIVTCLLSEPQPEVRASAVFALGNLLDIGSPSVNGGDDDSDDDEKARAEINVVRSLLQVTSDGSPLVRAEVSVALTRFALGHNKHLKSVAAEYWRPQTNSLLKSLPSLANINNPSNVYSPSNFLQGSSGLSSHIGPVLRVGSDTSATGRDGRISTSSPIATNSIMHGSPQSDDSSQHSDSGILLRDNASNGGLSYTRSRPIIDSGIYSLFISTMCSIAKDPYPRIANIGRRALSLVGVEQVVMRNTRFGSGGAGESSAPSSNIGMARSSSWFDMNSGISMAFRTPPVSPPQHDYLTGLRRVCSMEFRPHLLNSPDGLADPLLSSAAAPSTSELNILPQSTIYNWSCGHFSRPLLTGSDDNGEVSARREERERTALDCIAKCQRSSACKMTSQIASWDTKFELGTKSALLLPFSPIVVAADENEQIRVWNYDDALPVNTFENHKLSDRGLSKLLLTNELDESLLLVGSSTPSLFMAFSCICTYVFLVTSFFHTVGDGNVRIWRNYTQKGGQKLVTAFSSVQGHRAAGRSVVIDWQQQSGYLYASGDMSSILVWDLDKEQLLNTIPSSADSGISALSASQVRSGQFAAGFIDASVRIFDVRTPDRLVYMARPHAPRTEKVVGIGFQPGFDPYKIVSASQAGDIQFLDVRRAAEPYLTIEAHRGSLTALAVHRHAPVIASGSAKQMIKVFSLEGEQLTIIRYQPSFMGQRIGSVNCLSFHPYKSLLAAGAGDNALVSIYAEDNYQVR
- the LOC125508685 gene encoding regulatory-associated protein of TOR 1 isoform X3 codes for the protein MALGDLMASRLVHSSSSSSSSSLPTPSLAAVNHQTDRVDGELPVANGPELRREDAGEEDEEGRAVALVPCLPQVVVLCEQRHEGFDEAAAAAAAGPSTSGLVSKWRPKDRMKTGCVALVLCLNISVDPPDVIKISPCARMECWIDPFSMPPPKALENIGKTLHSQYERWQPKARYKLQLDPTVEEVKKLCNTCRKYARSERVLFHYNGHGVPKPTANGEIWMFNKSYTQYIPLPITDLDSWLKTPSIYVFDCSAAGMIVKAFLERLDWSSSSSASSVKDCILLAACEAHQTLPQSAEYPADVFTACLTTPIKMALHWFCKRSLLSGSLDHSLIDQIPGRQNDRKTLLGELNWIFTAITDTIAWNVLPHELFQRLFRQDLLVASLFRNFLLAERIMRSANCSPITYPLLPPTHQHHMWDAWDMAAEICLSKLPHLIADPNAEFQPSPFFTEQLTAFEVWLDHGSEDKKPPEQLPIVLQVLLSQSHRFRALVLLGRFLDMGPWAVDLALSVGIFPYVLKLLQTSAMELRQILVFIWTKILSLDKSCQVDLVKDGGHAYFIRFLDSLDAYPEQRAMAAFVLAVIVDGHRRGQEACMSAGLIDVCLRHLQPENPHDAQTEPLLLQWLCLCLGKLWEDFPEAQLLGLQSNAPEIVTCLLSEPQPEVRASAVFALGNLLDIGSPSVNGGDDDSDDDEKARAEINVVRSLLQVTSDGSPLVRAEVSVALTRFALGHNKHLKSVAAEYWRPQTNSLLKSLPSLANINNPSNVYSPSNFLQGSSGLSSHIGPVLRVGSDTSATGRDGRISTSSPIATNSIMHGSPQSDDSSQHSDSGILLRDNASNGGLSYTRSRPIIDSGIYSLFISTMCSIAKDPYPRIANIGRRALSLVGVEQVVMRNTRFGSGGAGESSAPSSNIGMARSSSWFDMNSGISMAFRTPPVSPPQHDYLTGLRRVCSMEFRPHLLNSPDGLADPLLSSAAAPSTSELNILPQSTIYNWSCGHFSRPLLTGSDDNGEVSARREERERTALDCIAKCQRSSCKMTSQIASWDTKFELGTKSALLLPFSPIVVAADENEQIRVWNYDDALPVNTFENHKLSDRGLSKLLLTNELDESLLLVGSSDGNVRIWRNYTQKGGQKLVTAFSSVQGHRAAGRSVVIDWQQQSGYLYASGDMSSILVWDLDKEQLLNTIPSSADSGISALSASQVRSGQFAAGFIDASVRIFDVRTPDRLVYMARPHAPRTEKVVGIGFQPGFDPYKIVSASQAGDIQFLDVRRAAEPYLTIEAHRGSLTALAVHRHAPVIASGSAKQMIKVFSLEGEQLTIIRYQPSFMGQRIGSVNCLSFHPYKSLLAAGAGDNALVSIYAEDNYQVR
- the LOC125508685 gene encoding regulatory-associated protein of TOR 1 isoform X2 — protein: MALGDLMASRLVHSSSSSSSSSLPTPSLAAVNHQTDRVDGELPVANGPELRREDAGEEDEEGRAVALVPCLPQVVVLCEQRHEGFDEAAAAAAAGPSTSGLVSKWRPKDRMKTGCVALVLCLNISVDPPDVIKISPCARMECWIDPFSMPPPKALENIGKTLHSQYERWQPKARYKLQLDPTVEEVKKLCNTCRKYARSERVLFHYNGHGVPKPTANGEIWMFNKSYTQYIPLPITDLDSWLKTPSIYVFDCSAAGMIVKAFLERLDWSSSSSASSVKDCILLAACEAHQTLPQSAEYPADVFTACLTTPIKMALHWFCKRSLLSGSLDHSLIDQIPGRQNDRKTLLGELNWIFTAITDTIAWNVLPHELFQRLFRQDLLVASLFRNFLLAERIMRSANCSPITYPLLPPTHQHHMWDAWDMAAEICLSKLPHLIADPNAEFQPSPFFTEQLTAFEVWLDHGSEDKKPPEQLPIVLQVLLSQSHRFRALVLLGRFLDMGPWAVDLALSVGIFPYVLKLLQTSAMELRQILVFIWTKILSLDKSCQVDLVKDGGHAYFIRFLDSLDAYPEQRAMAAFVLAVIVDGHRRGQEACMSAGLIDVCLRHLQPENPHDAQTEPLLLQWLCLCLGKLWEDFPEAQLLGLQSNAPEIVTCLLSEPQPEVRASAVFALGNLLDIGSPSVNGGDDDSDDDEKARAEINVVRSLLQVTSDGSPLVRAEVSVALTRFALGHNKHLKSVAAEYWRPQTNSLLKSLPSLANINNPSNVYSPSNFLQGSSGLSSHIGPVLRVGSDTSATGRDGRISTSSPIATNSIMHGSPQSDDSSQHSDSGILLRDNASNGGLSYTRSRPIIDSGIYSLFISTMCSIAKDPYPRIANIGRRALSLVGVEQVVMRNTRFGSGGAGESSAPSSNIGMARSSSWFDMNSGISMAFRTPPVSPPQHDYLTGLRRVCSMEFRPHLLNSPDGLADPLLSSAAAPSTSELNILPQSTIYNWSCGHFSRPLLTGSDDNGEVSARREERERTALDCIAKCQRSSACKMTSQIASWDTKFELGTKSALLLPFSPIVVAADENEQIRVWNYDDALPVNTFENHKLSDRGLSKLLLTNELDESLLLVGSSDGNVRIWRNYTQKGGQKLVTAFSSVQGHRAAGRSVVIDWQQQSGYLYASGDMSSILVWDLDKEQLLNTIPSSADSGISALSASQVRSGQFAAGFIDASVRIFDVRTPDRLVYMARPHAPRTEKVVGIGFQPGFDPYKIVSASQAGDIQFLDVRRAAEPYLTIEAHRGSLTALAVHRHAPVIASGSAKQMIKVFSLEGEQLTIIRYQPSFMGQRIGSVNCLSFHPYKSLLAAGAGDNALVSIYAEDNYQVR